In Malus sylvestris chromosome 15, drMalSylv7.2, whole genome shotgun sequence, a single genomic region encodes these proteins:
- the LOC126602324 gene encoding uncharacterized protein LOC126602324 gives MAHSIASPPPTTAAATSISTAAAKKTASFRSVGFQNVRPSDQVSDDSNAANNNLVHRRNVGLGLAGAVLSFTVGDPNSSANAAARRPPPPAAQEEKEKKDPNVSGVLAKVLASKKRKEAMKQSVAKLREKGKPIQAPSE, from the exons ATGGCGCATTCGATAGCGTCGCCGCCACCTACCACTGCCGCAGCAACATCAATCTCAACAGCAGCGGCTAAAAAGACCGCTAGTTTCCGGTCAGTGGGATTCCAAAACGTCAGGCCTTCCGATCAAGTTTCCGATGACTCCAATGCCGCGAACAATAATCTCGTTCACAGGAG GAATGTGGGTTTGGGTTTGGCGGGCGCTGTACTGAGCTTCACTGTGGGCGACCCAAATTCAAGTGCAAATGCGGCAGCCAGAAGGCCTCCGCCGCCTGCGGCGcaggaggagaaggagaaaaaggaCCCGAACGTCAGTGGTGTTTTAGCGAAGGTCCTAGCTAGCAAAAAGAGGAAGGAGGCCATGAAACAATCGGTGGCGAAGCTAAGAGAGAAAGGAAAACCGATCCAAGCGCCATCTGAATag